A single window of bacterium DNA harbors:
- the argF gene encoding ornithine carbamoyltransferase, with translation MNKDLLSMKDLNREDFESLLALSFDLKLKRKKQQDINFAPLKGKTLAMIFQKSSTRTRISFEVGMIHLGGYALYLNANDLQIGRGEPVMDTARILSGYVDAVLVRTFQQQEIEELARYATIPVINGLTDKFHPCQILSDLFTIKEKIGSFSDLKIAYIGDGNNVANSWIQAAALLNLHLWIACPAGYEPDPEVIREADVSQGIAKKRIVITHDPQEAAHQADVLYTDVWVSMGQEAEKEERRRAFDGYQINRALVKKARKDVLVMHCLPAHRGEEITEDVLEGRNSIVFDQAENRLYLQQAVLLKLLAGASLGSTPEKNRKNHL, from the coding sequence ATGAACAAAGACCTATTGAGTATGAAAGATCTCAACCGTGAGGATTTTGAGAGTCTCCTTGCCTTAAGCTTTGACTTGAAGCTCAAGCGGAAGAAGCAGCAGGACATCAACTTTGCACCGCTGAAGGGGAAAACCCTGGCCATGATTTTTCAAAAATCCTCCACCCGGACGCGCATCTCGTTTGAGGTGGGCATGATTCACCTGGGAGGATATGCTCTCTACCTGAATGCCAATGACCTGCAAATAGGCAGGGGAGAGCCGGTCATGGATACGGCGCGCATTCTTTCCGGCTATGTCGATGCTGTCCTGGTCCGGACCTTTCAGCAGCAGGAAATCGAAGAGCTTGCCCGCTATGCGACTATTCCGGTTATTAATGGGCTGACCGACAAATTCCATCCCTGCCAGATTCTGAGCGATCTATTTACCATAAAGGAAAAAATCGGAAGCTTCAGCGATCTCAAGATTGCCTACATCGGAGATGGCAATAATGTCGCCAATTCCTGGATCCAGGCGGCAGCACTGCTGAATCTTCACCTCTGGATTGCCTGCCCGGCCGGATATGAGCCTGACCCCGAAGTGATCAGGGAAGCCGATGTCTCGCAGGGCATAGCCAAAAAGCGGATCGTGATTACCCATGATCCGCAGGAAGCGGCCCATCAGGCAGATGTCCTGTACACGGATGTCTGGGTCAGTATGGGGCAGGAAGCGGAAAAGGAAGAGCGAAGGCGGGCTTTTGATGGCTATCAAATCAACCGGGCCCTGGTGAAGAAAGCCCGGAAAGATGTCCTGGTCATGCACTGCCTGCCAGCCCACCGCGGAGAGGAAATCACGGAAGATGTGCTGGAGGGCAGAAATTCAATCGTTTTTGACCAGGCAGAGAATCGCCTTTACCTGCAGCAGGCTGTCCTGCTCAAGCTCCTGGCGGGTGCATCCCTGGGAAGCACACCAGAAAAAAACCGAAAAAACCATTTATGA